In the genome of Streptomyces violaceoruber, the window CCGGGCGCCCTGGCGGACCTGGTCGACGACGCGGTACTTGCCGTCGCTGCTGTACTGGGTGTGGATGTGGTGGTCGCCGGCCAGCCAGAGGAAGCCCTTCCCGCGGCGGCCGTTGCTCGCGGCCCGCGCGGGGGCGGCGGTGGCGGTGGCGGCCGGGGCGAGGACGGTACCGGCGGCCAGTCCGGCGCCGAGCAGGCCGGCGCGGCGCAGCAGGCCCCGGCGCGACTGCTGCGCGGGGCTCAGGGCCTCGTCGGGGACGCTGGTGTCGAAGGCGGCGGGCAGGACCTGTTCGGTGGCGTGCTCGTGGTCGTGCGTATGTCCGTGGTGGTGGTGACCGTGCGGGTGTCCGTGTCCGTGCCCCATGCGTGTTCCTCCTGAAGACCGCCGCCGTGCGCGGCTTCGAGGAGAATCGGCGGGGAAGGTGAACGTTGAACGACTCGCGGGTGATCCGCGGCTGCCGCCCGTCCTGCCCTAGCATGAAACCTAGGAACTCCAGGTTGCGGGAAGGCGGCCCATGCCCCGAGTGGGTCTCACCACGGACCGCGTCGTCGCCGCGGCCGCCGACCTGGCCGACGAGACGGGCTTCGAGTCGGTCACCGTCTCCGCGCTCGCCCGCCACTTCGGGGTGAAGGACGCCAGCCTGTACACGCACGTGCGCAACCTCCAGGACCTGCGCGTCAGGGTCGCGCTGCTGGCCGGCGGCGAGCTGATCGAGGAGATCGCCGGGGCGGTGGCCGGCCGGGCCGGGAAGGAGGCGCTGGCCGCCTTCGCGGGCGCCTACCGGGCGTACGCCCTGCGCCACCCCGGCCGCTACGCCGCCACGCAGATCCGCGTCGACCAGTCCCTGGTCGCCGACTCCGCCGCGCTGCGCCGCACCGCCGAGATCACCTACGGCATGCTGCGGTCCTACGGCCTCACCGAGCCCGACCTCACCGACGCCGTGCGCCTGCTGCGCAGCACCTTCCACGGGTACTGCGCGCTGGAGTCCTCCGGCGCCTTCGGCGCTCCGCGGGACGTGCGGGCGTCCTGGGACAAGGCGGTCGACGCGCTGCACGTGGCGCTGGAGAACTGGCCGCGCGCCTGAGGTCAGCCCGGCGCCCGCACCTCGTCGTACGTGGGCGTCGGACCGCCCGGGTCCCGGCCCGCCCGGACGTCGGCGGCCGCCCGCAGCGCGGCGCCCAGCGCCCGCCGGTAGAGCAGCGAGCCGAGGCTGACGCGGCGTACGCCGAGGTCGGCGAGGTGCGCGAGGCCGGGTCCGGCGGGCGTGTACAGGACGTTGAGGGGCACGTCGAAGCGGGCGGCGAGGGACCCGATGCGGGCGGGGTCGGTGAGCCCGGGGACGAAGACGCCGTCGGCACCGGCCTCGCGGTAGGCCTCCAGGCGCCGCAGCGTCTCCGTGACGTCGCCGTCGCCCGACCAGTAGGTGTCCGTGCGGGCGTTGACGAACAGGCCGGGGGCGGCCGAGCGGACCGCGGCGATCTTCGCGGCGTGCCGGCCGACGGGCCCGAGACCGTCCTCCAGGTTGATCCCGACGGCGCCGACGGCCGCCAGCTGCCGCGCGAACTCCCCCACCTCGTCGGGGTCGTCGCTGAACCCGTCCTCCGCGTCGACGGAGAGCGGGAAGGGGGCCGAGCCGAGGACGAGGGCCAGCCGCAGCGTCTCGTCCCGGGTCGCGGACGCCCCGTCGGGCAGTCCGGCCGCCGCCGCGACACCGAGGCTGGTCGTGCCGACGGCGCGGAAGCCCTGCCCGGCGAGGGCGAAGGCGGAGGCGTGGTCCCAGGCGCACGGCAGCAGCAGGGGCTCACCGGCGCGGTGCAGCGCGGCGAAGGCGGTCGCTGTCACGACAGGTCGCCCACCGCGTCGGCGTAGTACCCGGACTCCGCGAGGTGCGCGGCCAGTTCGCGAAAGCTCCAGCCCTCGCCCGGCGAGTGGTCGAGCTGCTCGTCGGTGAGCGCGTCGAGGCGGTTGGCCCAGATCCGGGCGAGCCGGGTGAGGCGGCTGCGGGCCTCGTCGAGATCCTCGGCGGTGAAGGCGGCGCGGTCCGCTTCCGTGGTGACCAGGGAGGCGTGCCAGTGGTCGGGCTGCGTCTCC includes:
- a CDS encoding TetR-like C-terminal domain-containing protein; translation: MPRVGLTTDRVVAAAADLADETGFESVTVSALARHFGVKDASLYTHVRNLQDLRVRVALLAGGELIEEIAGAVAGRAGKEALAAFAGAYRAYALRHPGRYAATQIRVDQSLVADSAALRRTAEITYGMLRSYGLTEPDLTDAVRLLRSTFHGYCALESSGAFGAPRDVRASWDKAVDALHVALENWPRA
- a CDS encoding isocitrate lyase/PEP mutase family protein is translated as MTATAFAALHRAGEPLLLPCAWDHASAFALAGQGFRAVGTTSLGVAAAAGLPDGASATRDETLRLALVLGSAPFPLSVDAEDGFSDDPDEVGEFARQLAAVGAVGINLEDGLGPVGRHAAKIAAVRSAAPGLFVNARTDTYWSGDGDVTETLRRLEAYREAGADGVFVPGLTDPARIGSLAARFDVPLNVLYTPAGPGLAHLADLGVRRVSLGSLLYRRALGAALRAAADVRAGRDPGGPTPTYDEVRAPG